The Abyssisolibacter fermentans nucleotide sequence AGACATGAATACGCGTTAACAGGAAATATGTTATAATAAAACAAAATAATTCTTACATTATCACTAAGGGGTTTTTCTATCCCTATATTTCCTACAGTAAATTAACGCTATCATCATTTTAGAAGTTCATTGACACATATTTTGAATAGGAGTATAATTCTATTAGTAAAAATATATGATAAATTTAAATAATGATTTCAAATTTTTTGAGGCAATCCTTGAATAATTTGTTAAATACAAAGTATGACCTTGCAGAAAAGATTAGTCTGATTTGTGAAGGAATTAGTGTATATGAGAACTGATAAGCTATGATTAAGTATTGCTTATGAGTATTTTATAGTTAACTTTCCTTTACAAAAGGAGAGTTTTTTAATGCGGAAAATTTGAATGAATTATTTATAATTTTAAATTAGGCATTAAAATAATTGATAGGGGGTTTAAAAAAATGAAAAATACGAACAACATAAAAAAACTTGTACAAGCATCAATATTTTTAGCTTTTGCAATTATACTTCAACTTATAGGAAGAACATTCGTTCAGATCAATCCATTGCTTATAGGTCCATTAATTTGCACTGTTATTTTACTTACTACATATAGTTGTGGTTTATTATTTGGCATACTTATAAGTATACTCATACCAGTAACTGCAATACCATTAGGCGCTTTAGCATCACCGTTAATTCCATTTGCTCCATTTATAGTTATTGGAAATATACTATTTGCAGTTGGGTTTGCAATTACTATGAAAAAGGGAACCATTGGGTTATGTACAGGAATTATACTTGCTACTTTAGTAAAAGTTTTATTCCTAAGTTTTTCAGCTACAAAATTAATATATATGCTCAAATTGGATATTTCAGTACAAAGTGCTAAAATGATAGGTATGGCTTTTACAGCACCTCAAATTTTAATTTCATTAATTGGTGGTGCTGTAGCTGTTATTGCAATAGAGATATTGCAAAAAAGAAAAATTATTAAGCAATAAATATTTTAGTTTAAGATTACTAATATATATTGGTATGAGATTTATTACAGAATATTATGCATAGTATAGTATGAGTAATTAATTAACTTTTTAAGAATTAATCATAAATTATATTAAGATAAAAAATGGAGAAGAGGTAAGATTTGATGAAAATACAAACAAAAGCAGAAGTACTTGAAATATTAAGGATGCCATATGAAGAATTTAACCTTAATATAAAGATTAAGGCAAAAGAGACTCATATAAATCATAACAATAATACTATTGTTGTTACAGCTTTGCTTGGTTATGATAATATATGTAAGAATCAATGCACATATTGTGGGATGAGAGCTGGTAATTCTGGACTGAAAAGATATAGAATGGGAATTGAAGATATAAAGAAAGCTGAAGAATCTGTAAAAAAACTAGGATTACGAAGGATATTTCTTATTTCAGGGGAAGATCCAAAATATGATTTTAAAGATATAATTACAATGGTCGAGTATGGCAAAAAATTAGGATTATTTGTAAGTTTAGCAGCAGGTGAATTTAGTCTTGAAAAATATAAAGCTTTAGAAACTGCAGGATTAGATGAATATGTACTAAAATTTGAAACTTCAGATCAAGATACTTTCGCAAAAATAAAGCCATCTACAACTTTTGAAAACAGAATGAGATGTATAGAATATATAAAAAATAGTACAATGAGTTTAGCCTCTGGTAATATTATCGGGTTGCCACATCATACCCTAGAACATGTAGCTGATGATATAATGCTAATGAAAAAACTTGATATTAGCTGGGCACCAATTATTCCTTATATGCCAGTTCCTAATACACCACTTGCAAAGGAAGGTGGCAGAGGGAGTTTAGAAACTACAATAAAAGAAATAGCTATATTAAGAATGATGATGCCTAATGTAAATATTACAGCGCAACAGCCAGGGGAGGATGTAAAGAATGGCTTGGCAGATGTTCAAGGAAACTTGAATGCTTTAAGTTCAGGTGCAAATATGCTTTTTGTAGATATGTTACCACAAAACTTAGTAAAAGACTTTAATGTAATAGATAATAGAATGATTGAAGGTATAGATAATGTGGATAGATTAGTTAAAATGTCGGGTATGAATCGTAGTTGAAAGTCCTGGAATATTACCTAGACTTGTGAAATTAGATAACATGAGGAATATTCATTTTTCAAGAAATCCAAAGATTGCAGGATTTTTAAAAGACTACATCTATGTAAAAGAATTTGGCGAAGGTGTGGATCGAATGTTTATTGAAATGGAATCAATTGGACTGCCAGCACCTAAAAACGAAAAAGTGGCTTTTATGACAAAAGTGACTGTAAAAAACAATGCTGAACGTTATGAGCACATAAATGAGCATATAAATGAACACATAAACGTAAAACAAGGGGACGGTTCATTTATTTGCATAAAAATAACATCAAAAGGGACGGTTCGTTTTGATTCCAAAGGAGGAGTATATTAAGAAACGATAACAAGTATTATTTACTAATAACGACCTTTTGCCTTGATGAATTATATCAAACCTTAATTGGCGTAACAGATAGAGTTAAAAAGTGGGTGATATGTAAATATGGATAGTATGTAGTAGCAATTGAAAAAAATGAAATGATAGTCTTATTTTAACAAATTTCTTACAACCTATAGTATATAATAATAATGAAATTTATTAAATTATAGGAGGAAGAAAAAAAAGAAAAAATTATTAAGCTTGATGTTAATTGCTGCTATCATATTAACATCGAATATGTATGCAAGTGGCAACACTGGGAATGTCGGAGAAACAATTACGCTAATCAAATATGATCACTTAACAAAAGAAGAAAGTACGATAGAGATATCAAATATTAATGCGTTTACAGTTGAAGAACGCAATAGTCTAGGGTGGAAACCCGATGACTTTTCAATATCTTCAATAGTTGGAGACGATAATCGAACTCAAATTACTAACACTACAGCGCATCCATATTATGCTATTGCCTATGTAAGTGTAAAATTTACAGATGGATCTTCATATGGTAGTACTGGATATATGGTTTCTCCGAATGTTCTATATGCTCTGGTCATGCCATAAAAAAACCAAGTAAAACGGTAGATACGATTACAGCATATCCAGGAAGAAATGGTTCAAGCAAACCTATTTCTGCTACTGCAACAACGCATTATGTTGATAGTAAATATAGTGGGACAGGAAACGAATACGATTATGGAATTGTTGAATTAAATTCAAATATTGGTAATACTTCTGGTTGGTTAGGGTTGCATGTTCCATCATCTGACAGTGGAATCAATAATAAAAGCATAACAGTTACAGGTTATCCTGGAGATAAACCTTCAGGAACAATGTGGAGCGATAGTGGTACAACTTATGACGTTTCCACGCGTACATTTAAGCATAATGCAGATACAATGGGAGGACAAAGTGGCTCACCTATATGTTTTTATAGTGGTTCAACGTATGGATATCAATCAATAGGAATTCATATTGCAGGAGCAAATGACGATACTTATAATGTAGGAAGAAGAATTACAAAGACACTTTTTGATTGGTTAGTAAATCAGGGATATGTTACGCAATAATAATTTATTATTAAAATGAGGGAGATAATGCATGAAAAAAATAATATATGCAGTTGGAGTAGTTTCTATACTTCTAGTAGTGACTATCTTCACTACTAAGAATTCGCAGGTGGAGCATACATTACATGGCGTGATACAAGAGATCTATGATGCAGACATTGTAATAAAAGTTGACGATAGCCCAATAGATTATAGTATTATAATAAGTGAAAATACGGTTATTCGTATTAACGATAACATCGTAACTATTGAACAGTTACATGTTGGAAGCACTATTAAAGTAGTATATGATGGGGATATAGGTGAAACAAATCCAATGGTTATTTTTAAGTGCTATTCAATAGATGTAGTAGATTAACTTTATTTCCTAAATTCAAATCAAATTTACAAAATATATATATGGGCTGTTACACTTCATAATTAGTGTATAGCCCTTATATATATATAAAGTGTAGTCAATTAATTGAGTTTGTCCAAAAGACAGTACTTCAAAAATCTATTAAAGTGTAAGAGCATTGCCGCTTTATAATTATCACAGTGAGAGTTATACTAGATTAGTCGTTTTTATTCAACCATTTAATAAGTACTTCTATATATTTTTCATTTTCTTCTACGAATGGCATATGGCGGCTGAATTCAAATAATTCCCATTCTGAATTTGGAATCTTATCATACATAATTTTTGCAATAAGTGGTGAACAAAGATCAAGTAAACCGCTGGTGATTAGACAAGGCTCTTGAATATCTTCAATCTCTTTCAAAAAATCAAAATTTTTTAATGTACCAGATGGGCTGAACTCATTCTGTCCCCATGCAGTTAGATAAGACTCTGTTCCAGCAACCTTTGGACGTTTTAAGCATTCTGGTGAATCTAGTCCTACTGGGTCTGCACAGTGACGAAGCATGAATTCTGCTTCTGCTTCCTGATATTCTTTTGACGAAAAATCTCCAGATTTTTCTGCTTTCGCAATGGCATCCTGCATTTCCTTTGGAAGGTATGTAACTCTTCGACGCTGTTCTTTTTCCCATAATGCAGCAGATGGTAAAGTACTAGATAAGATATAGCTCTTGATTCCTTGTGGTTTGTATTCGCAAGCGTATTGAATTGCCTGCATTCCTCCCCAGGATTGTCCCAATAAGTGAATTTTGTCTAAGTCTAAATGGTTACGTAATTGGATTAATTCTTCAATCCATGTTTTGGCACACCACAAGTCAGGATGGGAAGGTGTTTTAGACAATCCGCATCCTAATTGGTCATACATAATAACCGCACGTCCATCTTCCGCAATTTTATCAAGTACTTCGAAATAATTATGTGTAGAACCAGGTCCCCCGTGTAATAAAACCAATGGCTTTTTATTTCCTGTACATTCACCTACTATACGATAGTAAGTTTTATATTCTAGATATGGCATATAGCCTTTAGTAATCTTCATAACAAACCTCCTTATCTCTATTGTGTTCAGGAACAATAAATACATCTTTTGTATATGTATTTAATACTTCGTAGCCGTATTCAGTTGTGATAAAAAGCTCTTTAATACGAATACCTATTCCTTCTTCTGGAATATAAATTCATGGTTCTGTGTGTGAACGTTTAATTTTTTTATATCCATAGTTATCCCCCTTATTTTAGTTATTAAATACTAATATGATAATATTCTTGTCTGTTGAAAATGTCAATGTAGATATTTTTACTTTCTAGATTTTTTCTAGGTGATTGCATGAAGCAAGGAGACGGAGTTATCGCTTCTATTGAAACAATCTGTTAGAATAATCATGAGGTGATAGATATGCCAAGTACAGTAAACAAAGGGACGGTTCATTTGTTTGCATAAAAATAACATAATAACTATAATAAGGATTAAAATATTTAGTATAAAAAAGTATAGGTTTTTATGATAAACCATATAAAAGAGCTATACTTTTTATTACTAAAATGTAAATCAAAAAGGATAGTTCATTTTGAGTAGTAATGGTTTTTTTGTATTTATAATAAGAAAATTATTCCTCATATTACATGCAATAGATATATATAGGAATCTAACTAAAATGACATTATTATTTTGTACTTGATCGCTAGGAACAGTTCTATTGATTGATATAAGAGTAAAAAACACAATAATCGTTATAAATTTGATTGTTGTGTTTTTTATGTGCGTAAAACTTCGATTGCTTGCTCCTTTGTAAATTGTTTTTGATAAAAGACGAGTAAAAATACTCAAAAGCAATTATTTTTTGAAAGCTAGTTGAAATAATTATAATTGAAATACAATGGTAAATGGCTTGACAAGGGAGATATAAATATGGTAAAATATAGTAAATATTGAAAATAAAAGCAAATAGTTTGCTTTTAAAATAAAGAATCAGCTTACTAAAATTATTTAAAATTAGGGAGGTGTTCTCATTGTATAAGTAGTACGTTAGTAAGCTTGAGAAGATAATAGTTTTAAAAAAAACAAATAGGAGGTAATTAGATGAATAATGTATTTAAAAACAAAAAAATGCTCGTGACTTTATTATGTATGTTTATGTTAGTATCAATTGGTAGCTATGGATTTGCAAATGAAGTAGAATTTATAACTAACAAACCAATAGCAAATTTGGAAGTCAAGGAAATAAATAAGATTTATGATGCTGATGGAGACAAGCTAGTTGAAAGCTTAGAAGAAAAAATGAAAGAAACTAAGAGTGATGAAAAACTTTTTGTCACTGTAGTATTTAAGGAAAAATTTGATGGTGTCAAAGACCAAGTTAAAAAAGTGTTAGGTGATTATAATACTAAGTACGAATTTAAAAACATACCCGCAGCAACTATGAAGTTGAATAAGAATCAAATTAATAAATTATCTAAACTTGATATTGTACAGCAAATAGAATATGACGAAGAAGTTAAAGCATTTATGAATACAGCTAGATATTGGTATGGAACAGAAAAGGCTTGTAATGACTTTGGTGTAGATGGGAATAGAGATGGAAATATAAATAGCTATTCAGCAAATGATGTAGTTATCGCTGTAATAGATACGGGGATTGATGAAGGACATGTTGATTTAGATAATGGAAAAGTTATTGGATGGAAAGACTACGTTAATAACCAAAATTCTCCTTATGATGACAATGGACATGGTACCCATGTTTCTGGAATAATAGCAGGAGAAGGAGATGGAAATGCAATATATCAGGGTGTTGCTAAAGGTGCTGCATTAGTAGGACTTAAGGTACTTGACTCTAATGGTTCAGGTTCTATGAGTGATGTAACTGCTGCAATAGACTGGTGTGTTACAAATAAGAACACTTATGGCATCGATGTTATTAATTTGAGTTTAGGAACTTCAGGTAGTTCAGATGGAACAGATGCTGCATCATTAGCAGTAAACAATGCTTATGCAAATGGTATTATAGTTGCTGTAGCTGCTGGAAACAGTGGGTCTGCAAAATATACGATAGGTTCACCGGGAGCAGCTGCCGATGCTTTAACAGTTGGAAGTATGGTAGATGTTGGAGAAGGCGGATTTCAACTTGCTTATTATTCAAGTAGAGGATATACTGCTGATGATAGAATAAAACCTGATATTTGTTCACCAGGTACAAATATTACTGCACCACAAGCAAATACAACAAGTAGTTATGTAAGTAAAAGTGGAACAAGTATGGCTACTCCATTTACTGCTGGTGTAATAGCATTGATGTTAGATGCTAATTCTAATTTAACACCTTCTCAAATAAGAAATATATTGACAACTACAGCTCAGGACTGGGGTCCAAACGGTCAAGATATTGATTATGGTTATGGTAAAATAGATGGATATAACGCTGTTAAACAAGCAGGTAATTACAGCGGAAGTAATTTGACTTTGCCTAACCATATATATAATTCAGAAACTTTAGCAAATACAGGTTCAGCAGATATGTGGGAATTTACTGTTAATGATACTAGCTATCCAATTTCTGTAACTTTTATAATGCCTGATTGGGACTCAAGTACTGATTTTGACATATATTTATATGATTCAAACGGAAATCAACTAAAACGTTCTATAGGTACTTCAAGGCAAGAACAGCTAAGTTTTACACCTACAAGTACAGGTATATATAAACTCAAAGCGTATTCGTACAGAGGAAGTGGTAATTATTTCTTTGATTTAAGTGTTGGAGGAACAAATTTAACTTTAACACAGGATCAGTAAAACTAATTAGATAATAATATGTTTGCAAATAATAGTTCCCTCTTGGTTTTAGACTAAGGGGGAACTATAATAATCATCAAGTAGGGATGATTCGAAACTGCTGAAAAACACTTTTTATAATATATAAATTTGAAAATCAAAAAGGACTTTTCATATGAATGTTAAATTATATATATGAATGTGTTTTTGTATGGTTAAAATTGAGTACAAACAACAGAACATATATTCAATAATCTATAATAAAATACCAGAAAATCATTTATTTAAACAAATTGGAAAAGTAGATGACTATAGTTTTATCAATGATATGTTTAAGGATAACTATTGTGTATACTATGGAAGACCAGCTAAAGAACCTGAAATGATGATAAAATTATTAAATATTACAGTACCTATATAATTTATCAGATAGACAAGTAATAGAAGAAGCTAACGTAAATATAGCGATATATCAATAGATGACATAATGAAAGAAGGAATTAAGCAGCTAAAGCACTCTTGAATTTAGAGCTTTGGCTGCTTAGACTTACTTAGAATTATTTTATTCATTTATTTTATTTAGATAATCATCATAATTTCCATCAAAACTTTTTACTTCATTTTTATCAAGTAATATAACGCTATTAGCTAATTTATTAATAAAATATCTATCATGTGAAACAAAAAGGATAGTTCCTTCAAATTTAAGTAAAGCTTTTTCTAATATTTCTTTGCTATTTAAATCTAAATGATTAGTTGGTTCATCTAAAATTAAAAAGTTTGATTTTTTAAGCATCAATTTAGTCAATGCAACACGTGCTTTTTCACCACCACTCAAATCTTTTATAGTTTTAAAAACGTCATCTTTAGTAAATAAGAAATTACCAAGCTTAGTTCTAATTTCTGTATCAGTTAACTTAGGAAAATCACTTCTAATTTCAGCATAAATTGAATTTCTCTTATTCAATTTTTCATGTTCTTGAGCAAAATAACCTATTTGAACTTCTTTACCCCAAGTGAATGAACCTTTTTCTAAAATGTTATCACCTATTAAAGTCTTTAATAAAGTTGATTTGCCTGTACCGTTTTCACCAATAAATGCGATTTTATCTCCTCTTAAAATATTTAAATTAAGGTTTTGTATTAAATCAATTCTATTATTAGGCTTTCCTACAGAAATTACTGCATCTTTAATGTTAAGCACATATTTATGAGATTTCTTATTAATATTGAAATTGATATTGACTTTTTTTAAATCTTTATCAGGTTTTTCAATTCTTTCTATTCTATTTAAAGCATGTCTTTTGTTTTTAGCAGCTTTGGAAGATGTTGCTCTTACAATATTCTTATCTATAAATGTTTGTAATTTATTAATTTGAGCTTGTTGTTCTATATATTTTTTTTCATGAAGAAGTTTTGTTTTAGCTTTTTTAGTAACAAAATCTGTATAGTTCCCAGTATATTTTTTTATATGTCCTCTTTCTACTTCATATATACTGTTAACTAGAAAATCTAATAAGTATCTATCATGTGATACAACTAATACGGCCCCTTTATAGTTTTTAATATGGTTTTCAAGCCAAGACATTGTTTTAAAATCAAGGTGATTAGTAGGTTCATCAAGTAACAAAATATCTGGTTTTTCTAGTAGCAATTTAGCTAAAGCCAGCTTAGTCTTTTGTCCACCACTTAAATTTTTAATTCTCATATTAAAATCAAAATCTTTAAATCCCATTCCATTTAACACATAATTAATTTTAGAATTAATTTGATATCCTTCGTGGGTATTAAAATATTCAAGCTTAGAACTATATGATTTCATTATGCGTTCAAGTTTATCAGCATTACTGTATATTTCTTCTTTTGACATTTCAAGTTCTAATTTTTTAAGTTGTTCTTTTATATTTAATAAAGGTCTAAAAACTTCAAGCATTTCTTCATTAATACTATTGTTAATATTAAGTCCACCATCTTGTTTTAAATATCCGATAGTAGTATTTTTCTTAAGAAATATTTGACCTGTTTCTGGTAGAAGTTCACCTGATATTATTCTTAATATTGTAGATTTACCAGCACCATTAACGCCAATTAATCCTATTTTTTCTGCTTTCTCTATTTTCATATTTATTTTATTAAGCAAAGTTTCTCCTCCAAAACTTATACCTATATCGTTCAACTGTAAAATCATTTATATCATCTCCTAATTAAGAGTAAAGAGTCTAATTCTTATTTTTAGACTTTCATACATAAAAAAAGAAAGAGAACATAAAATTCCCTTTCCTTAATACTTAAATTATAATTATATTATTATAAAATAGAAAAAGAGTATTTAATGTACTTAATGAAAATTCTTAAATTGATTTAACTTAAATTGCAAATCAATCAAATAATAAGAATTTTACACTTATACACTAAAATACTCTTAATGTATTTATATTAGATAATATGTTTAATAAAACTTTTATTGTGTTTAAATCATATTTTTAGACAACAAAAAAAGAGCAAGTGTACTATTTATGAAAATTCTTATCAAATTGATTTAGCTAAAAAAGGGCATAGTCCCGCCTTAGTTAAATTAAATCAATTGTAAGAACATCATATCTGTACATTAAAACTCTCAACTCCTTAAATTAATAATATAATAATAACCTAATATTAACATATTTAAAACTTATATGTCAAGATGAAAATTTATATACATGCACCTATTGGCTTGAGGAGAAGTATACAAAAAATTCTAAAAGGATTAGAAAATCAAAGCTTATTTATTGCTGTTGCTGTTCCTATATGCCTTATTTTAGTATTAATATTTGCACTACAATTAAGATAGTTGAATGTAGAGCGGTGAGTGTATTATATTCTTAATAGCATTTATGTATGGTAGTATCAGCATATACTATTTACAAAATTAAACATGGAATAACTTAACAAATTTAATGCGACATTTAATATTGCAATTTATAAAAAAGAGAAATTTAGCAAAAAATATTGACAAATGTCAAATAATATTATAATATATAAAACATAATTTAATAAGACCTCGCTTTTGAAGTGAGGTAGAGGCGCGACGTTTAACAGACCTTAGTGGAGTTTGAGGAGCTTTGATACTAAGGGATAGGAAATATCGCCGAAGCTTATAATACCCTCAAGTATTATTTGCTGGGTCTACGGTTAATAGCTGTAGGACTGTCTCAATAAATATCTCGGTTTATTGAGTTGTACTATCTCATTTGAGAAAGAAGAGGCTATATGGGGAACTATGTATATAGGGACATGAGCTTACTTCATGTCTTTTTTGTTTGCCTAAATCTCTATAACAACTTGACAACACAGTGCAACACATACGAAACGTAGGTATTTAACTAAATAATAAAAAGGAGAGATTTAGAATGAAAAAAGGAATAGTATTAATGATTATAATGGCACTATTAGTTATGCCATTAGCAGGATGTGGATCTAGCAATACAGATACAGAGAGCCAAAAAAGTGAAGTGTTTAGAGTAGGTCTTGAAGCAGGATATGCTCCTTTTAACTGGACACAAACAGGCGATTCAAATGGTGCTGTTAAAATTGATGGTGCTGCAGAATACGCAGGTGGATATGATGTAGAGATGGCAAAGAAAATCGCTAAAGGTTTAGGAAAAGAATTAGTGATTGTTAAGGTTGAATGGGATGGACTTGTACCAGCATTATTATCTGGCAAGATTGATGCTATTGTTGCTGGAATGTCACCAACAGAAAAACGTAAAGAAACAATAGATTTTACAGATAACTATTATAAATCAGATTTAGTTATGATTGTTAAGAATGGTGGAAAGTATGAAGGAGCTACTTCTATTCAAGATTTTGAAGGAGCAAAGATAACTGCTCAATTAAACACATTCCATTATTCTGTAATTGATCAAATAGAAGGTGTAGTTAAAGAGCAAGCTATGGATAATTTCCCAGCTATGAGAGTTGCTCTTGAATCTGGAATGATTGATGGATATATTTCAGAGCGTCCAGAAGGAGTAAGTGCAGAAACAGCAAATGAGAATTTCAAAATGATTGAATTTAGTGATGGATTTGTTACATCTGAGGATGATACTGCAATAGCTGTAGGAGTTAAAAAAGGCAGTGAATTAACTAAAAAAATAAATGAGATATTAAAAGGTATTTCTGTAGAAGAACAAAAAAGTATAATGGACGATGCAGTTAAGAATCAACCAGCAGTTAATTAATTTTAAACCGGGTGCATTTTTGATGCAACCGGTTTTATCGTAATAAAGGAGGTAAGCTATGAGTTTAGATTGGATATCAAGAATTATAACAGAAAACTGGCCAATGTTTATTCGTGGAGCTGGCGTAACACTCTTGATTTCTATTATCGGTACTGTTTTAGGCTCTATAATTGGTTTATTAGTAGGTGTGGTTCGTACTACACCAATGCCTGAAAAAGGTTTAAAGAGAATAATTCTTAAATTTGCTAATATTATTTTTTCAATTTATATAGAGTTCTTTAGAGGAACACCTATGATAGTTCAAGCTATGGTAATTTACTATGGATCTGCTTTAGCATTCGATATTCATATGAATAAACTAGCAGCGGCAATTTTTATTGTATCTGTTAATACAGGAGCATATATGTCAGAAATTGTTCGTGGAGGTATTGTTTCCATTGATAAGGGGCAATTTGAAGCAGCTCACGCGATAGGAATGAATCATATACAAACTATGATGAACGTTGTACTGCCACAAGTAATAAGAAATATACTGCCAGCAACAGGAAATGAATTTGTTATAAATATAAAAGATACTTCAGTGCTTAACGTAATTTCAGTAACAGAATTATATTTCCAAACGAAATCAATTGCAGGAAACAATTTTAGATATTTTGAATCATTCTTTGTTGCTTGTATTTTATATTTTATAATGACTTTTACTATAACAAGAATTTTACGTTATATCGAAAAGAAAATAGATGGAGAAGATCATTATATTATGTGCGGTAATCAAATGCAAGTAGAAACGCCTGAAGATATGTTGCACAAGACGGAGAATAAAGGTAATTAATTTTAAACAAAGGAGGTTAAGTATGGAAAAGATAATAGATATACGACATTTAAGCAAGTCTTTTGGCTCACATGAAGTATTAAGAGATATTGATTTTTCAGTGAATAAAGGAGAAGTAATTTCTATTATAGGTTCGTCTGGGTCGGGTAAATCAACTCTTCTTCGCTGTATAAATCTTTTGGAAAAGCCAAGTGGTGGTGAGATTATCTATAAAGGAAAAAATATCTTAGATAGTATGCATGATATTTATGCATATCGAACA carries:
- a CDS encoding amino acid ABC transporter permease, coding for MSLDWISRIITENWPMFIRGAGVTLLISIIGTVLGSIIGLLVGVVRTTPMPEKGLKRIILKFANIIFSIYIEFFRGTPMIVQAMVIYYGSALAFDIHMNKLAAAIFIVSVNTGAYMSEIVRGGIVSIDKGQFEAAHAIGMNHIQTMMNVVLPQVIRNILPATGNEFVINIKDTSVLNVISVTELYFQTKSIAGNNFRYFESFFVACILYFIMTFTITRILRYIEKKIDGEDHYIMCGNQMQVETPEDMLHKTENKGN